From the genome of Flavobacterium sediminis:
TCTGTTAACTTTACCATCACCGAACCAACTGCCTTAGCCTTAACCCAATCTTCACAAACCAACATTGCTTGTAACGGAGGGTCAACAGGAGAAGCTACTGTTAATACAGCTACTGGCGGCGCAGGGGGATATACCTATTCTTGGTTACCTTCCGGCGGAACTGGTACAACAGCTACAGGTCTTACCGCAGGTACTTACACTTGTACCGTAACGGATGCCAATGGATGTACTGATTCTGTTAACTTTACTATTACTGAACCGACTGCCTTAGCCTTGACACAGGCTTCACAGACCGATGTTGCTTGTAACGGTGGTTCGACCGGAGCTACTACTGTTAATGCAGCTACTGGTGGTGCAGGAGGATATACCTATAACTGGACTCCGGGGAACCCGACTGGGGACGGAACAACTTCAGTAACTGGACTAACTGCAGGAACATGGACTTGTACCGTAACAGATGCCAACGGATGTACTACTTCCACTAACTTTACTATTACTGAACCGACTGCATTAGCCTTGACACAGGCTTCACAGACCGATGTTGCTTGTAACGGTGGTTCGACCGGAGAAGCTACTGTTAATGCAGCTACTGGTGGTGCAGGAGGATATACCTATAACTGGACTCCGGGTAACCCAACTGGGGACGGAACAACTTCCGTAACTGGACTAACTGCAGGAACATGGACTTGTACCGTAACGGATGCCAACGGATGTACTACTTCCACTAACTTTACTATTACTGAACCAACTGCTATTGATGATACAGTAACTGAAAATTTAGGTGTTCTAACTGCTAATCAATCAGGTGCTACCTATCAATGGTACAGTTGTCCGAATACGATCTTGACCGGAGAAACCAATCAAAGTTATACACCAACAGTTGACGGAGATTACAAAGTTGAAATTACTGTCGGATCGTGTACTGTTGAGTCTATTTGTACCACAGTTCTTAGCGCTGAAGATTTTGAAAGAAACGACAATTTTGTAATGTATCCTAACCCAGCCCAACACACACTCTATATAAAAACGAAAACAGATAAAGAGTTGGTTATTATCAATCAACTGGGGCAGACCGTTAAAAAATTCAAAGCATTATCTTCTATTGAGAACACTATCAATATAAGTAATTTATCAGAAGGTATTTATCTGATAATAGACAGCAGCAATAACTCGTCGAAAGGCCAAAAGCTAATTATAAACAACTAATTCATTCAAAAAAAGAGCGATTCAAAATTGAATCGCTCTTTTTATTTTATCTCTTTTTTTCTCAACTTTTAAAAAGGAACATCTGAATCATCATCTGAACTATTCATATTACTACCAAAAGCTTCATTAGGCGATGGTAAATTTGGCGTAATAAACGGATTACTGTCATCCAAGTTCATTTTAGAAGGCAATTCATCAAAAGGAGAACTAAAATCATCCAGATTGTCAAACTTACCTAAACTTCCAACAAATTTTAAACGGATATTATCTAAACCACCATTACGGTGTTTTGCTACAATAAATTCAGCCTGTCCTTGAGTTGGTGAGCGCTCTTCATCGTCCCATTCGTCTATTTTATAATATTCCGGACGGTAAATAAATGATACAATATCGGCATCCTGTTCAATAGCTCCCGATTCCCTCAAATCCGAAAGTAAGGGCCTTTTACTTGAACCACGAGTTTCTACAGCACGCGACAACTGTGATAAGGCTATAACCGGAACATTTAATTCTTTTGCCAAAGCTTTTAGATTACGCGAAATGGTCGAAATCTCCTGCTCCCTGTTTCCTCCACCTTTACCATTACCTCCGGCCGTCATTAATTGAAGGTAATCAATAACAATCATTTTGATTCCGTATTGAGACGCTAAACGACGTGCTTTTGCTCTTAAATCAAAAATTGACAATGACGGAGTATCATCGATATATAAAGGCGCTTTTTCTAAATCCTTTACTTTGATTGATAATTGTTCCCACTCGTGTTTTTCTAATTTTCCGGTTCTCAGTTTTTCAGATGACAATCCGGTTTCAGACGAAATTAATCGAGTAATCAACTGTACCGATGACATCTCTAAAGAGAAAAAAGCAACCGGCGCCTGATAATCGATCGCCATATTACGAGCCATTGACAATGTAAAAGCGGTTTTACCCATACCCGGACGTGCTGCCACAATAATCAAATCGGATGGCTGCCAACCTGAAGTTAATTTATCCAGATCATGAAAACCTGTCGGAATTCCACTTAGACCTTCTTTATTTGATATCTCTTCAATTCGTTTTTTAGCCTGAATAACCAAACTTTGAGCAGTTTCAGAACTCCGTTTAATATTTCCCTGAGTTACTTCATACAGTTTTGATTCGGCTTTGTCTAATAAATCAAAAACATCGGTAGTTTCATCATAAGACTCCTCGATAATTTCATTTGAAATTTTAATCAAACTTCGCTGAATATATTTTTGCAAAATAATTCTTGAGTGAAATTCAATATGCGCTGAGGATGAAATTTTTTGCGTTAGCTGGATCAGATAAAAATCACCTCCAGACATCTCTAATTTCCCGTTTTTCTTCAATTGAGCTGAAACGGTTAATAAGTCAATAGGCTGGGTATCGTTAAATAGCTCAACTATAGCTTCGAAAATATATTTATGGGCATCTTTGTAAAAGGCATCTGGTTGTAAAATATCAATAACTTCGTCTACTCCTTTTTTATCAATCATCATAGCACCCAACACAGCTTCCTCTAAATCAACAGCTTGGGGGGCAATTTTCCTTTTTCTAAATTAATGACGGTAGTTTTATCTACCTTAATAGGGTTTATATTCTTGATATTTTCCATTATGCTAAGGTAACCAAAAATTAATAGCTTTATTTTCAAGTTATTAAACAACACACGTTAATAACCTGTTTATAAGTCACTTTATTTTGTTAATAAGATAAAAAAAATCCGAAACGTTAAGGCTTCGGATAATTTTCAAGCTTTTTATGGGATTATTCTTTAAATTCTCCCATATTACAGTATTTATCCATTCTTTTAGCCGTAAGTTCAGCTGTTGATAAATCTTTTAATTCTTTATATGATTTTGTAATGAACTTTTCAACGGTTTTAAAGGTAGTCTCTCTGTCATAGTGAGCTCCTCCAAGAGGTTCCGGAATAATATCGTCAATTAGTTTTTGTTTTTTCATATCCGGAGCAGTCAATTTCAACGCTTCTGCTGCTTGCTCTTTGAACTCCCAGCTTCTCCATAAAATAGACGAACATGATTCCGGTGAAATTACAGAATACCAAGTATTTTCCAACATAAATACTTTATCTCCGACTCCAATTCCCAATGCTCCTCCTGATGCTCCTTCACCTACAATTACACAGATGATCGGCACTTTAAGTCGGCACATTTCAAAGATATTTCTGGCAATTGCTTCTCCTTGCCCTCTTTCCTCTGCCTCTAATCCCGGATAGGCTCCCGGTGTATCGATAAATGTTACAACAGGTAATCCGAATTTTTCAGCCATTTTTATTAAACGTAAAGCCTTGCGGTATCCTTCCGGATTAGCCATACCAAAATTTCTGTATTGGCGTGTTTTAGTATTGAATCCTTTTTGCTGTCCGATTACCATAAAAGATTGATCTCCGATCTTTCCTAACCCGCCAACCATTGCTTTATCATCTTTTACACCTCTGTCTCCGAAAAGTTCTAAAAAACTATCTCCACAAAGTGCTTTGATGTAATCCATCGTATATGGACGACTCGGATGTCTTGATAATTGGACTCTTTGCCAAGCCGTTAAGTTTTTGTATATATTTTTTTTAGTTTCTTCCAGTTTTTTTTCAATCTGTTTACACGTATTTGAAACATCAACATCCGACTCTTGCCCTATCACCACACATTTATCCAACTGATCTTCAAGTTCTTTAATCGGTAGTTCAAAATCTAAATATTCCATAGGTTTCTAATTTGGTTAGTGTTTACCAATACAAAGATAAAATTTTCAATAATATTAATTCAAGTTATTTTTCAGTTTTTGCTTTTTCTGATAATTTTTAACGACTGCATTCAGGATCACTGTCGACAAAATAATCAATGCTCCAACATAAAAAGACGGATTCATTTTTTCTTTTTCCTGAAACACTATAACTGCTAAAATAATTCCGTAAATAGGCTCCAGATTGATTGTAAGCATCACTGTATATGGACTTAAATGTTTCATCACGGCTACAGAAGCTATAAAAGCATAGGCTGTACAAACAGATGCTAAAACAAATAGCCATCCCAAATCGGGAAGCGATAACCGGAAGAATGCTGTGGTAAAACCCGAAGTAAATAAAAGATAGATCGACAAAAAGAGAACACCTCCTGATAATTCATAAAATGAAATCGTTGCCGGATGGTATTCCTTCGCAAATTTCCCGTTTATCACAGAAAACAATGCTGATAAGAAAGCGGAAGTCAAAGCTAAAATTATCCCCAACACATAATCGCCTTCCACATTAAAAATGATATACAATCCCAGAATAACAATTAATCCGAACAACACTTCGTACCAAACTATTTTTTTTCCGTATAATAACGGTTCTAAAAATGAGGTAAAAAAAGCTCCTGTAGACAAACAGGCCAGAGTAACCGAAACATTAGAAACTTTAATCGCTTTAAAAAAGGTCAGCCAATGAAGGGCAATGACCAAACCTGCCAACACCATAAAAAAAACGGCTCGCTTGGTTAGTGCCAAAGGGATCTTCTTCCAAAAGATAAAAAGTAATATAATAGCTGTAGCTATCGCCATGCGCCACCAAACTAACGGTAAGGCTTCCAGTGAGATCAAGGCTCCCAAAACTGCTGTAAATCCCCAGATAAAAACTATTAAATGAAGATGTAAATAACTTTTGAAATTATCGTTTTGCATTGCGCAACAAGTAAAAAGCTAAAATACCAAAAACCGTATTCGGAAACCAAACCGCTATTAACGGAGAAATACTCGACTTCTCAGCCATTGTTCCAAAAACTTTGTCAAAGAAAATAAACGTAAAAGCAATACATATTCCTATGGCTAAGTTCACTCCCATACCTCCTCTTCTTTTCATGGAAGAAACAGCAACTGCAATGATCGTCAGGATAAATGCCGATACCGGCAAACTGAATTTTTTATAAAACACGACCAGATAAGTATTGATATTGGCATTTCCTTTCTTTCTTTCCTTATTAATAAAATCATTCAATTGCCCTATGGTCATCGTTTCGGCAACATAAATAACCGGCGTCAGATCATCCGGTTCAAAATTGTATTCTTTAATTTCTTTCGACGACGATTCTAACACATCGTTAAACTCACCGATAGTTCTCTTGTTGTAATTATAGAGTGTGTATGATTTTGTTTCTTCATTATACCTGATACGATTTGCATCTACTCGCTCAACCAATTGTGTCCCGTTGAATTTTTCATGTACAAAATTGAATCCGGTTTTAGACAGGTAATTATAGTTACTTACATAAATATATTCGTCTTTGTTTATCTGTCTGAAAATATCTGATGTTTCTCTCGTTTTATTACTCCCTTTTAGGTTCTCATACCTGAAATCATTGAAACCCTTACTTGCCTTAGGAACCAGAAAAAAACCCATAATCAAAGCGAAAATAGAGACTATTGTTGCCCCGATAAAATATGGTCTTAAAAATCGTTGAAAAGAGATCCCTGAACTTAATATTGCTATGATCTCTGTATTATTAGCTAACTTAGATGTAAACCAGATCACCGATAAGAAAAGGAAAATAGGAAATAGTAAATTGGCAAAATAAATGGTGAAGTCAACATAATATACTAAGATATCCCCGATCGCAATATTCTTCTCGATCATTTTATTGACCTTCTCCGAAACATCAATAACGATCCCGATAGGAATAAACATTAATAACATGACAGTAAAAGTCATGAGATAACGGCGTAGTATATAAATGTCGATTATTTTCAGCATACTTATAATCTTTGTGCCAGTTGTATTACCATTTTATCTTTCCACTCACGGAACGTACCGGCTAAGATCTGACGTCTTGCTTCACGGACTAACCACAAGTAGAATCCTAAATTATGGATTGTTGCTATCTGTTTTCCTAAATATTCATTAGCCGCAAATAAATGACGAAGATATGCTTTAGAATATTCTAAATCTACAAAGGTATGCCCCATGCTATCGATCGGACTAAAGTCAGCTTCCCATTTTTTATTTTTAATATTGATGATTCCGTTTGCCGTGAATAACATTCCGTTTCTGGCATTACGCGTGGGCATAACACAATCAAACATATCAATACCCAATGCTATATTTTCTAAGATATTCACCGGAGTTCCTACTCCCATTAGATATCTTGGTTTATCTTCCGGTAAAATTGCAGTTACTACTTCAGTCATTGCATACATTTCCTCAGCAGGTTCTCCTACAGAAAGACCTCCTATAGCATTACCTTCTGCCCCGACATTTGCTATGTATTCTGCCGATTGCTGACGTAGATCTTTATATGTACTTCCCTGAACAATAGGAAACAGGGTTTGTTCGTAACCGTATTTCGCAGGAACTTTTCCCAAATGATCTACACAACGGTCTAACCAACGGTGCGTCATGTGCATAGAACGTTTCGCATAACGGTAATCACAAGGGTATGGTGTACATTCGTCAAATGCCATAATAATATCAGCACCAATCGTACGCTGAATTTCCATTACATTTTCTGGCGAAAAGAAATGATACGATCCATCTATATGCGATTTAAACTTGACTCCTTCTTCTTTGATCTTTCTGTTAGATGACAAAGAATAGACCTGATATCCACCGGAATCCGTCAAAATATTCCGATCCCAATTCATAAATTTATGTAAGCCTCCGGCTTTCTCTAAAATATCAGTCTGTGGCCGTAGGTATAAATGATAGGTATTTCCTAAAATAATATCAGGATTAATATCGTCTTTTAATTCTCTTTGGTGAACTCCTTTTACAGAAGCAACAGTTCCCACAGGCATAAAAATAGGAGTTTCAATCACTCCGTGATCTGTAGTAACAATACCTGCTCTTGCTTTACTTTTCTCGTCTTTCTTAATTAAATCAAACTTCATAAACAAAATTTACACGGCAAATATAAAGGAAATGAACCACTTGAAAGTACTTGTCTAAAAAATTTAAAATAGATTTAGGATTTATTTTGTGGATAATTAACGGATAACTTTAATAAGTTCCTGATAAAAGGTTTGTTGGAAGCAAAATTAAAAATTATTTTTGCAGAAATTTTAATCAAAATAAATGAAACCTAACACACAACAATTGCAAGATTTAACCATTCAGGTAAGACGTGATATATTACGAATGGTTCATGCCGTTAACTCAGGGCATCCGGGAGGATCACTAGGCTGTACTGAATTCTTAGTCGTATTATATCAATATTTAATGGAACGCAAAGAAGGTTTTGATATGGACGGGATCGGAGAAGATCTTTTCTTCTTGTCAAACGGACATATTTCTCCTGTATTCTACAGCGTTTTGGCCAGAAGTGGTTATTTCTCTGTTTCTGAACTGGCAACTTTTAGAAAAATAAATTCCCGCTTACAAGGGCACCCTACAACTCACGAAGGTTTACCTGGTATCAGAATGGCTTCCGGTTCGTTAGGACAAGGAATGAGTGTGTCAATCGGAGCTGCTTTAGCTAAAAAACTAAATGGTGACAATCATTTAATTTATAGCTTACACGGTGATGGCGAATTACAGGAAGGGCAAATTTGGGAAGCTGCCATGTATGCCTCTGCAAAAAAAGTAGATAATTATATTGCAACTGTTGATTACAACGGGAAACAAATAGACGGTACTACAGAAGATGTACTTTCTTTAGGAAACTTAAAAGCTAAATTCGAGGCTTTCGGGTGGGATGTTTTAGAAGTTAAAGAAGGAAATAACATTGAAGCTATCATTGCAGGCATGACCGAAGCGAAATCAAGAACCGGAAAAGGAAAACCTGTTTGTGTGTTATTATATACAGAAATGGGCAATGGTGTAGATTTCATGATGCACACCCATGCTTGGCACGGAAAAGCTCCGAACGATGAACAATTAGAAAAAGCTTTAGCTCAAAACCCTGAAACTTTAGGAGATTATTAATTCAACACAACGCAACAATGAAAAAATACGAAAATACAGGAAATAAAGATACTCGTTCAGGTTTTGGTGCCGGTTTAACCGAATTAGGACAAAAGAACGAAAATGTAGTAGCACTTTGTGCTGATTTAATCGGTTCTCTTAAAATGGATGATTTCAAGAAAAATCATCCGGAACGTTTCTTTCAGGTAGGAATTGCTGAAGCTAATATGATCGGTATTGCTGCAGGTTTAACAATTGGTGGAAAAATTCCTTTTACCGGAACATTTGCAAACTTTTCAACAGGACGTGTTTACGATCAAATCCGTCAATCAGTAGCTTATTCTGATAAAAATGTAAAGATCTGTGCTTCACACGCCGGATTAACATTAGGAGAAGACGGCGCTACACACCAAATCTTAGAAGACATCGGTTTGATGAAAATGTTACCGGGAATGGTTGTTATCAACCCATGTGATTACAATCAAACTAAAGCAGCTACTATTGCTATTGCCGAACACCACGGTCCGGTTTATTTACGATTCGGACGTCCAAGTGTACCGAACTTCACTCCTGAAAACGGAGAGTTTGTAATTGGTAAAGCAGTAATGCTAAACGAAGGCACTGATGTAACCATTCTTGCGACAGGTCACTTAGTTTGGGAAGCTTTAGTTGCAGCTGAAAAATTAGAAGAAAAAGGCATTTCTGCCGAAGTAATTAACATCCATACTATTAAACCATTAGACGAAGAAGCAATTTTAAAATCCGTTGCTAAAACAGGTTGTGTAGTAACTGCTGAGGAGCACAATATTTTAGGAGGTTTAGGTGAAAGCGTATCTCGTACATTGATTCAAAACAATCCGGTTCCTCAGGAATTTGTAGCTGTAAACGACAGTTTCGGAGAAAGCGGAACTCCGGCTCAACTAATGGAAAAATACGGATTAAATGCCGATTCAATTATTAAAGCAGCCGAAAAAGCTATTGCCAGAAAAAAATAATTGTGATATATATACAATAAAAAAACCACGCTTAGCGTGGTTTTTTTATTTCAATTAACTTCTTATTAATGACAACTGGAATCCAAATACTTAGGCGTTCCACTTGTACAAGTCGGAAACGGCAACAACAAATCACCGTTTGCATCTACATTGATCTCATCCTTTGTTAAAAAATCATCTCCATCATCATCATAATCCAAGAAATCAGGTAATAAATCACCATCTGTATCATCATCAAAATAATCATTGTTTCCATTCAGATCTTCCATATATGAGGGAACTTTGTCTCCTTCATGATCACGCTCTTCTCTTGAATATAGTTTTATCTGAAAAGCTATAGGTGCATATTGTGATATATTAGTAGCTACATTGCTAAAATAAGCCAAACCGGAAGGAATGAATACAAGAACATTCCCATAATCATTATGAGTAATCGTTCCATCTCCGTTTTCAACTGCAGATGCTTCTGTTTTTATTACAGATAATATCTGTCTGAATCCGGATATAGAAACAGCATCTGAAGAATATATGGCCGGAAAAGTGAACCACATTCCGAAATCATTCTGATCAAATACTACATTTTTCAGATTCCAACCTTTATAGCCCACAAAAGTGGAATCCACACTGGTAGGAGTTACTCCTCCCCTTCATTTAAAACCACATAATACAATTTATAATCAACATCATCATCAATTCTTCCATCTGTATACAAAGTTTCCCGTGTATCGTTCTTTACCGTAATGTATTGTAAAGGATAATTTGTTTGGTCCCAAATTGATGTTTCACCGTTCTCGATAGAGTCCACTGTTACATTCATATCAGAATCCACAGTCATGAAACAAGCCTGCAAATATTCTTCTATCTCTACGATATTCTCGTCATACACTTTTTGTCTGTTTCGGACCGTAGTTGAACTATCATCACTCTTATTACAAGATTGTAACAGCACTATTGCCAAAACTCCTAACCAATAAATTTTTGATTTCATGCAATTAAATTTTGTGCGCAAGATACAATTTTCCTTTATTTTTGTATGTTTATTAACATTGTTTTTTGATTTTTCATGAGGATAGATAAATATTTATGGGCTATACGCTATTACAAAACAAGGAACATGGCTAGTGAAGCCATTAAAAAGGGACATGTTACGGTAAACGGACAGGTAGCCAAACCTTCCCGGGAAATTTACCCAATGGACAAAGTCTCAGTCAGAAGAGACCAGATCAACTATTTGTTGACGATATTAGATATTCCGCAAAGCCGTGTTGGGGCTAAATTGGTTGATATTTACAGAAAAGACGAAACGCCGCAGGAAGCCTTTGCACACCTAGAAATGTTAAAACTCAGTAAAGAACATTACCGCGCCAAAGGTACGGGCAGACCTACCAAAAAGGACAGAAGAGATATAGAGAATTATTCAGACGAAACCGATTTTTCAGACCATGAACTTGAATAGCGACTATTGGGAAAACCGATATTTGAATAATGATATCGGTTGGGACACCGGAGGCATAACAACTCCTTTAAAAGAATATATTGACCAGATCGACAATAAGGAACTTAAGATTTTAATCCCCGGTGCAGGAAACGGACACGAATTCAATTACCTGATTCAAAATGGTTTCCGCAATACTTTTGTTGTTGACTTAGCACCTACACCTTTAAAACGAATCAGCGACTTGCATCCGGATTATTCTCATCAAATAATACAAGGGAATTTTTTTGATCACCAAGGACAATATGATTTAATACTGGAGCAAACATTTTTTTGCGCTTTAAATCCTGACTTGCGGAAAGATTATGTTTCAAAGATGCACAGTCTATTAAACCAGAACGGAAAAATAGCCGGATTGCTTTTTCAATTCCCACTAACGGAAGATGGTCCTCCTTTCGGTGGCTCTAAGGAAGAATATCTGGATTTATTCTGCAATCATTTCATGATCAAAACATTAGAGAACGCTAATAATTCCATAAAACCAAGAGCAGGAAGAGAACTGTTTATTATCTTTGAAAAAAATAACCGCACAACATGAAAAACATCATTTTAAATCATCAGGAGATTAAAAATAAGATAACCAGAATCAGCTATCAGATTTTGGAAACTTTTATTGATGAAGAAGAAATCATCATAGCCGGAATCAGTAAAAACGGTTTTATTCTGGCTCAAAAAATTGTTGCTGAAGTTCAAAAGATCTCCGATTTAAAAGTTGTACTTTGTGAAGTTTTCATTGACAAACCAGAACCACAAAAACCTATTGAAACGTCACTGAAAAAAGAAGAATACGCTAACAAAGGAATTGTTCTGGTAGATGATGTATTAAATTCAGGAACTACTTTAATATATGGTGTGAAACACTTTTTAGATGTACCGCTTAAAAAATTCAAAACGGCTGTTTTAGTAGACCGGAATCACAAAAAATTCCCTGTTAAAGCCGATTTTAAAGGGCTTTCTTTATCTACCTCCCTTCAAGAACACGTACAAGTAGTTTTTGAAGATGAAAACGATTATGCTTATTTAAGTTAATTTTCTTAAAATCTCCGCGACAACCTCATCTGTCGGTTGACTGGCATCAATTGTATGTTTTGCCTGATGGTAATAGAAATTGCGATCAAATAAATGCTTGCGTATGTAATCTTCCAGTTCTTCAACATTCAACTGAGCTACCAGCGGGCGGTTTTCTTTTTCTTCCGTTAAACGTTTTACCAAATCCGCTATAGGCACTTTTAAATAAAAAGATGCTATTTCCGGAAGTTGCAATTTTTCATGATTATTAGCATAACAAGGTGTTCCGCCTCCTAGCGAAAGTATATAATGATCATTATTAGCCACGAAGTCATTGAAATACAGACTCTCTACCTTTCTGAAATAAATTTCAC
Proteins encoded in this window:
- a CDS encoding FKBP-type peptidyl-prolyl cis-trans isomerase — protein: MDSTFVGYKGWNLKNVVFDQNDFGMWFTFPAIYSSDAVSISGFRQILSVIKTEASAVENGDGTITHNDYGNVLVFIPSGLAYFSNVATNISQYAPIAFQIKLYSREERDHEGDKVPSYMEDLNGNNDYFDDDTDGDLLPDFLDYDDDGDDFLTKDEINVDANGDLLLPFPTCTSGTPKYLDSSCH
- a CDS encoding transketolase family protein, with amino-acid sequence MKKYENTGNKDTRSGFGAGLTELGQKNENVVALCADLIGSLKMDDFKKNHPERFFQVGIAEANMIGIAAGLTIGGKIPFTGTFANFSTGRVYDQIRQSVAYSDKNVKICASHAGLTLGEDGATHQILEDIGLMKMLPGMVVINPCDYNQTKAATIAIAEHHGPVYLRFGRPSVPNFTPENGEFVIGKAVMLNEGTDVTILATGHLVWEALVAAEKLEEKGISAEVINIHTIKPLDEEAILKSVAKTGCVVTAEEHNILGGLGESVSRTLIQNNPVPQEFVAVNDSFGESGTPAQLMEKYGLNADSIIKAAEKAIARKK
- a CDS encoding RNA-binding S4 domain-containing protein, giving the protein MRIDKYLWAIRYYKTRNMASEAIKKGHVTVNGQVAKPSREIYPMDKVSVRRDQINYLLTILDIPQSRVGAKLVDIYRKDETPQEAFAHLEMLKLSKEHYRAKGTGRPTKKDRRDIENYSDETDFSDHELE
- the tgt gene encoding tRNA guanosine(34) transglycosylase Tgt — translated: MKFDLIKKDEKSKARAGIVTTDHGVIETPIFMPVGTVASVKGVHQRELKDDINPDIILGNTYHLYLRPQTDILEKAGGLHKFMNWDRNILTDSGGYQVYSLSSNRKIKEEGVKFKSHIDGSYHFFSPENVMEIQRTIGADIIMAFDECTPYPCDYRYAKRSMHMTHRWLDRCVDHLGKVPAKYGYEQTLFPIVQGSTYKDLRQQSAEYIANVGAEGNAIGGLSVGEPAEEMYAMTEVVTAILPEDKPRYLMGVGTPVNILENIALGIDMFDCVMPTRNARNGMLFTANGIINIKNKKWEADFSPIDSMGHTFVDLEYSKAYLRHLFAANEYLGKQIATIHNLGFYLWLVREARRQILAGTFREWKDKMVIQLAQRL
- a CDS encoding transketolase, with the translated sequence MKPNTQQLQDLTIQVRRDILRMVHAVNSGHPGGSLGCTEFLVVLYQYLMERKEGFDMDGIGEDLFFLSNGHISPVFYSVLARSGYFSVSELATFRKINSRLQGHPTTHEGLPGIRMASGSLGQGMSVSIGAALAKKLNGDNHLIYSLHGDGELQEGQIWEAAMYASAKKVDNYIATVDYNGKQIDGTTEDVLSLGNLKAKFEAFGWDVLEVKEGNNIEAIIAGMTEAKSRTGKGKPVCVLLYTEMGNGVDFMMHTHAWHGKAPNDEQLEKALAQNPETLGDY
- a CDS encoding class I SAM-dependent methyltransferase; amino-acid sequence: MNLNSDYWENRYLNNDIGWDTGGITTPLKEYIDQIDNKELKILIPGAGNGHEFNYLIQNGFRNTFVVDLAPTPLKRISDLHPDYSHQIIQGNFFDHQGQYDLILEQTFFCALNPDLRKDYVSKMHSLLNQNGKIAGLLFQFPLTEDGPPFGGSKEEYLDLFCNHFMIKTLENANNSIKPRAGRELFIIFEKNNRTT
- a CDS encoding acetyl-CoA carboxylase carboxyltransferase subunit alpha; translation: MEYLDFELPIKELEDQLDKCVVIGQESDVDVSNTCKQIEKKLEETKKNIYKNLTAWQRVQLSRHPSRPYTMDYIKALCGDSFLELFGDRGVKDDKAMVGGLGKIGDQSFMVIGQQKGFNTKTRQYRNFGMANPEGYRKALRLIKMAEKFGLPVVTFIDTPGAYPGLEAEERGQGEAIARNIFEMCRLKVPIICVIVGEGASGGALGIGVGDKVFMLENTWYSVISPESCSSILWRSWEFKEQAAEALKLTAPDMKKQKLIDDIIPEPLGGAHYDRETTFKTVEKFITKSYKELKDLSTAELTAKRMDKYCNMGEFKE
- a CDS encoding T9SS type A sorting domain-containing protein, with amino-acid sequence MTQASQTNIACNGGSTGEATVNTATGGAGGYTYNWTPGNPTGDGTTSVTGLTAGTWTCTVTDANGCTTSTNFTITEPTALALTQASQTNVACNGGSTGEATVNTATGGAGGYTYSWSPSGGTGTTATGLVAGTYTCTVTDANGCTDSVNFTITEPTALALTQSSQTNIACNGGSTGEATVNTATGGAGGYTYSWLPSGGTGTTATGLTAGTYTCTVTDANGCTDSVNFTITEPTALALTQASQTDVACNGGSTGATTVNAATGGAGGYTYNWTPGNPTGDGTTSVTGLTAGTWTCTVTDANGCTTSTNFTITEPTALALTQASQTDVACNGGSTGEATVNAATGGAGGYTYNWTPGNPTGDGTTSVTGLTAGTWTCTVTDANGCTTSTNFTITEPTAIDDTVTENLGVLTANQSGATYQWYSCPNTILTGETNQSYTPTVDGDYKVEITVGSCTVESICTTVLSAEDFERNDNFVMYPNPAQHTLYIKTKTDKELVIINQLGQTVKKFKALSSIENTINISNLSEGIYLIIDSSNNSSKGQKLIINN
- a CDS encoding phosphoribosyltransferase family protein, which translates into the protein MKNIILNHQEIKNKITRISYQILETFIDEEEIIIAGISKNGFILAQKIVAEVQKISDLKVVLCEVFIDKPEPQKPIETSLKKEEYANKGIVLVDDVLNSGTTLIYGVKHFLDVPLKKFKTAVLVDRNHKKFPVKADFKGLSLSTSLQEHVQVVFEDENDYAYLS
- a CDS encoding DMT family transporter, giving the protein MQNDNFKSYLHLHLIVFIWGFTAVLGALISLEALPLVWWRMAIATAIILLFIFWKKIPLALTKRAVFFMVLAGLVIALHWLTFFKAIKVSNVSVTLACLSTGAFFTSFLEPLLYGKKIVWYEVLFGLIVILGLYIIFNVEGDYVLGIILALTSAFLSALFSVINGKFAKEYHPATISFYELSGGVLFLSIYLLFTSGFTTAFFRLSLPDLGWLFVLASVCTAYAFIASVAVMKHLSPYTVMLTINLEPIYGIILAVIVFQEKEKMNPSFYVGALIILSTVILNAVVKNYQKKQKLKNNLN
- a CDS encoding LptF/LptG family permease, whose protein sequence is MLKIIDIYILRRYLMTFTVMLLMFIPIGIVIDVSEKVNKMIEKNIAIGDILVYYVDFTIYFANLLFPIFLFLSVIWFTSKLANNTEIIAILSSGISFQRFLRPYFIGATIVSIFALIMGFFLVPKASKGFNDFRYENLKGSNKTRETSDIFRQINKDEYIYVSNYNYLSKTGFNFVHEKFNGTQLVERVDANRIRYNEETKSYTLYNYNKRTIGEFNDVLESSSKEIKEYNFEPDDLTPVIYVAETMTIGQLNDFINKERKKGNANINTYLVVFYKKFSLPVSAFILTIIAVAVSSMKRRGGMGVNLAIGICIAFTFIFFDKVFGTMAEKSSISPLIAVWFPNTVFGILAFYLLRNAKR